AAAGAGTTAATTCAAGCTCACGTTAAAAATGGAGGCGGGGTCTTATTTTCCACTCATATAATGGAGGTTGCAGAGAAAATATGCAATAGGATAGGAATTATAAATAGGGGAGTTATGGTCATGGAGACTTCTTCAGATAATATAAGGGAAGCGGGTAGGTCTCTTGAAGATATTTTCTTATCCGTTACTGGACTAGATGAAGAAGTTAAAGACATATTAAAGGGGTTAGAATGAACTCTTCAAAAAAGATACATGATATAGTGTATAAGCAGATTATCTATTTGATGTATACAAGTAGGTCGTTTGGCATATCTCCTAGGGCTGACGCGATAAGTAAAATTAGAAGAAATGCAACAACAATCAAAATAAGTAACATAATAGCTTATACGATAGCAACTTTAGTTTCAGCTTCAGTCTCATTGATTACAAAGAACGCACCTATTTCCTTTATATTTCTTGATTTGATAATATTGGCTAACATTTTCACTACAGGATTGAATGTTGTATTCTTTGTAATAAATTATGACTTGAAAACTTTCTTACTTTCACTTCCTCTAAGTGAGAATGAGGTAAATATGGCAATCATTAGAGGTATATTAGAGTTTTTCTACTACGGATTTTTAGTTTCCATAATAATTGCGCCTATTTCCACTTATATTATTACCTCATCATTAATACAAGCCCTTATGGCAGAGTTGGAGATAATCTTTTTCTTCTCATTCTCCTTCGCTTTAGTACTCTTACTAGGTAGGAGAATAAGATTAGGGATTTCTTCCGCGTTATTTAGGGTAGGCACATCATTAATATGGATAGTATTTATATTATTACCCTACGGTTTTACCTTTAGGAGCTTTAGCCTTCCTATTTACGTCTTACCAATATATCCTTTTGGTTTCATTAATATGTATGGCATTTCACTGTCGTTATTATATACTATTCTTTCCATATTCTTCGCCTTTAATCAGACTTCGAAGTTCGTATATTTCAGAAGCACCTCAAAACGTGCAACGAGATATGTTATAAGGCTTCAGTCTCCATTAGTGACATTTCTTTTTAAAGATATTAAAGGACTTCTCAGAGTTCCACAAGCAAGCTTTCTTTTAACAATCCCCGTATTTGCACTGATATTTTCATTTTTCGCCCCAGTCTATGCTGTCTTTTACACAATCTTTATGATAGCCACATCCTCTATGATGCTCATATTATTAGAGGCATCAGGTATGCAAATATTATTGTCCCTTCCTTCTGGTTTAAGAAGTTCTTATACATCTAAACTTATAGTAGTGCTCATAATCTACATAATTGATCTGCTTATTTTCTCGTTTTTTAACCATGAAATCCTAGGCTTAATTATGTTACCAGCTACAATAGCTAGCGTGGAATTAAGTTTATTCATATCGTATAATAACGTGATTAAGGGTAAAGGCTTAAGAATAGCGGATCCCATATCATTAATAGTAAGGGAAATAGAGATAAACTCTTTTATAGGAATTACAGCTCTTTTATTGTTTTTCACCAATTTGATCTATTCATTAATTTTTTCCCTAGTATCATTTATGGTAATGAGCATTATATCATTTAGAAAAATAAGATAGTTTTAGAATTTTGGTTTAGATTTCCTTATCATTAAATAAAGGACTATTAAAATAATTATAGCTACTATTAAAACTATGCCACCCACAAATAGACCATTAATATTTTCAACAAAAATTTCTGTTATTGGCTCATTTACAGTAATCGCTCCACCGTTACTTAAATTGTAAGTTCCGATCCATTTTCCTTGCTCATAAATGGGTACTGATTGAGTTAACGTTAATATTGTACCAGTTGGAAGCCATTCTGAGATTCCATTTATCGTTACCAGATACTCTCTTATTGCATTTACACTAACGTTTAGAGGCTTAGTAACGTTTATTGTGTATGAGGTAGTATTATAGAATAATTGCTCGTTATTAGAAATGTTAATGTATTTTGGTATCATTATAACTTCTCCGGCAGTAATCCATATTTCACTTGTATTTATCGTCTTGTTATTGATTGTGATAGGTATTGGCATATTTATCGTTACCAGGTACTCTTTTAGAGTCACGACTTTTACAACTACGCTTCTATTAACCGTGAAGTTCATTGGCGTAATAGCTAATGTGATATATCTGACAGTATTTGAGGCATAATACGTATTGTTTACGAATAATATTGGCGTACCCTTAGCGTACCAACCCGGGGTAAATGTAATCAGTGTATTATTCACTATTGCTTGAATTGGTATATTTGAGGTAATGTTTATATAATATTGTATTACATAAATTATCTTTAGCGAGATTGGCTCATCTATAATTAATTGTGTGTAATTAATTGCTCTTCCATTAATGTATACGTTTATCAAGTATTGTCTTTCCACTTGACTTAGATACCATATTCTATATAGCTGTATCTTAGTCCAGTTATTATACCATCCACTATTTAAAGTGGTATTTATGCCATTAAGGCAGATATAAACTGGATAGTTACTGTCTACATTTAGATAATATTGAGGCACAGTTATTATCGTCATATTAATTGGGTGATTTACTATAAAGATAGGATAAGGCAGAATGTTTTTAATAAGCAATCGATAAGTTTTATTTAAATAATATGTAATATTTTCAACTTGTATTCGCGTTCCATTATTAATCCAGGAGAATTTCGGTAACGTCTCATTGGTTCCGTTTATTAGTGCGTAAATTGGTATTGGTGATTTTACATGAACTGGATATTGTCTTACAACTCCAATAACTATCGTTAGTGGTTCTTCTACTGTTATATTATTGGAAGGTGAAGTATAACCTATTATACATCTGAATTCATTATTGGGCCCATAGAATGTTGTATTTTCTATGTAGATTGTTGTTCCTTTGTTGTACCAGTTACTAACCAATGTTTGATTGGTTCCGTTTATTAGTGCGTAAATTGGTATTGGTGATTTTACAGTTATGTAGTACTGTATGACTTCCTCGACATATATTACGTAAGATGCGTTTACGAATATTCTATTTGAAGGTAGTATTTTCACTATAACGGTCCTAGTTTCATTATTCTCATAAAAAGTTATATTATAGATTTGGATTAGTGTACTTTGAGTATACCACCCACTAGATATTGAGGAATTAGTTCCATTTATTTCACCAAATACTACTGTTGGTGAGTTAACTTGGATATAGTATTGTAAAATATATTTTATAGTGAGATTTATTGGCCCGTTTAACACGAATTGATTTGTCGGGTAAGAAGAAACCATTATTCTAGAATCATTTTTGTAGTAAGTAAATGGGCTGACGGTTATTTTAACAGATGCGTTATACCAACCACTAGTTAGCGTTGTAAAAACACCATTAATGCTTGCATTTACTGGGATGTTAACGTTAAGATAATATTGTAATTGATAATATAATGTTAAATTGCCAGATCTAGTTGCTTCAACCGGAGTATTATTGAGAGATATAATCCTACTTAATCCTTTTTGAACAAGTGTGGGTAAATCTATGTTACTATTAGCGTCAACGAAGATTAGTGAAGGTAGTGTAGTAGTATCCTTATAACCATAGTAGAGATATGTTGCGTTTATGGGTACACTGAAGTTTCCTCCAATTATTTTGTAATTTAAAAAGATTGGGTAAAGATCACCAGTTACGAAGTAGTAACCATTAGATGCCTCGAAGGCACCTATATAGGATAAGTTATAGAATGTATAGTTATTTTGAACGTTATATTCTACTGTTCTGAATGCCGATACTTGTGACTCAGTGGAGGAAGTAGCAAATTCATTTATACCTAAAGTGAAACTACTAGCAAAATACTGTAATCTATATATCACGCCAGTCTCTCCGCCGTAATATGGTCTAAGATGATACCATTCTGTCATTAATCCGGTAATGTAGCCATGACGTAAATTGAGGCTAGTAACTATACTAGATGCACCATTAGCATTAATAGATACACTAGCCTCAGCTCTTGTATAATCATCATGTGCACAAAGGACAATATTTCCATTTGATAAATAGATTTTTAAGGTTACTTGATCTCCGCTATTAACGGGGCCGTTAAAGTTGAGTAAAACTGGTCCTATAACTGGATCTCCACTGCTATTCCATACCATGTAGATCATATGAAAACCAGGATTAAAGGAACCGTTCGTATAAGGCCAATTATAGGCCACACCAACTTGATACCACCAGCAATTATTAGTTATTGCGTTTAATAGATATGCAGGCCCATAGCCTGAATTGCTTGCTTGTGCTACTACGTTAACATATGCTACAAGACTCGTGGTAGTAGGATAGAGATTTAGCATCATAAACAGTTGTTCATCATAGAAGTTTACCTGCAAATCACTTGGTTGTAATGGAGATAATGGTAGAGGTTCAGCTTCATTAGAGTTTAATATCATTAGTGGAAATAAAGATATAATTAAAAGAGTTATGATAAATATTTTCCATTTCATTAATTTTGTTTTTGGGCTCAGCTTTTAAATGTTTTAGTTAGTTCTGAAATGAATTTAGTAATGTACTACTAATATATTAATTCCGTAATACTAGCAATCACTTTCATGATCATAAAATATATATACCAAATTGAAGAATAAAGAATATGATATTATATGATACCTGCAATATTGTTTGTTAAAATTTCTTTCTTTGCCATAGCATTAGTTATGGCACTCTTTGGTGCTACTTATGTAGGGTTAGCGTATTTTAATCTATTTCCTAGGATAAGGAATGATCTATATGTAATTGGTACTACGTTAGTAACAATAGCTGCAGCGTTTGTAATATTGACTCTCCTCTTACTTTAACTACAAGCTTATAAACTCTCTTAGGGGAATAATATCATTGGATGTCAGTAGTCAGATGCTGATAAGGGTTCGGTTTGATCAGTGATGAGCCCGAGCCATACTAACTGAGTAACTTATAATGGCAATAATATTTCTTGAACATGCGAGATATGGAAAAGGCTAAATTATTACTTTAAATTGCGTTTTTAACTCTCGTCTTGAGATGCTCAGAAAGATAATCCTATAGGAAAATAATCGTCTTTGATTAAATTAATTAAGATTTTCCTATATTCTAGAAATTTTTACTGACTTGTGATCTTATATCTCAAATCAAAAGAATTAATGAAAATCACTAGAATAGGGCAGGATGACTTTGAAATAGCTTATTATGATACCATAATGAATGTAATGTAACCTAGTCAAATCTTGTTTTTGGCATTAGACTCACTACGCGTTAGTATTTTTCAAGTACTATAAGGAAACATTTATATTACATTATGAGAAAGAAAGATATATGAGAAGAATTCTAAGATGGTATATGCTATATAGGTTACTTAAATTCATATGGGCATGGAGGAGAAGAAGGTGATCATAGATGATGGATGTTATAATAAGGGAGATAGGTAGGAAAGTAAATGAGCTTACTAGAGAATTTTATGAAACAATTATTCCGCCCGTAGATATGTATGAGGAAGGTGGGGAATTAATAGTAATAGCCGATTTGGCCGGTTTCAATAAAGATAAAATAAATGTGAGAATAACCTCACAAAACGACTTAATAATTAATGCGGAAAGGGAGCTACAGTATATTGGGACTAAATATACTGTCCAAAGACCATTAAGGATTCACAAGGTGATCCACTTACCTGTAAAAGTTAGAAAAGATTCACAAATCACAGCTAAGTACGAGAACGGAGTTTTGACAATAAGGATACCCATAGAAGGCGCTGTTTCGGTTAAAGTAGAATAACAATTAATATTAAAGATGTAAATTTTTCTTGTTTCTCATCATCTTCTATTATTGCTAGTAAACATAAGAGATAATGCGAGTAGTATCAATAATAAGGTGACTACAACATCTTTAGTTATGATATAAAGTGCTATTGTTGCTACTAGTATTATTTGTGGTAGATAGTCAATTATTGAAGCGCTTCTCCTGGTATTATTTGAAATAGCTATTATTTCTTGTGGCTGTGAGTAAGATAACAAAAAACTCCTAAACCTATTCCAGATTCCATCTATGATTTCTCTAGCTTGTTCCATGGCGACTTTTGTAGTATATCCTTCCTCTTCCAGAAATGCTATTGAGGATTTAACAAAGTCAAAGTTGTTGTCAATTTCTCTACAAGTACCGTCTAAGACATTAATCATCCTAAAAGGTAGAACCAATTTTTGAGGCATCCTTAATGGGAACTTAAAGAAAACTTGATCTGCTAGTTTCATAAAATCTTGTAATTCAAGCTCACTAACCTCTATACCTTGCATTGATTGCATGAACAGTTTTAAGCCCTTAGCCAATACTCTTCTATCTGCGAAAGGTTGTATTGCACCTAACTCGTCTAGCACCCTAACTAGTAGGTCAGCATCCATTCTGACCATTGCCACATAAGCTCTAATCAGTAGACTTCTTGTTTTCTCATCTATTTTCCCAGACATTCCGAAATCATAAAGAACTAAATTTCCCTCATCATCGACAGCTATATTCCCTGGATGAGGATCTGCATGAAAGTAATCCTTACTTAAGAGCATGTACATGAATAGCCTAAATACCCTATATGCAAGTATTTTTTCATCTACAACTTTTTTAGCTTCGTCACTGGTTACCTTATATCCCTTTATATACTCCATTACCAGTACCCTTTTTGTTGCTTTTATAACCGATGGGATCTTTAAAGAAGGATAATCTGCTAGCTCCTCTTTAATTTTATTTAAATAGAATGCCTCTTTCGTATAGTCCATTTCCTCAAAAATTCTTTTAGAGAATTCATCAATAAAGATCTTTATTATTTCAAGGAAAGATTCATCAAATACAAACCTAAGAAGAGGCAGTAATTTTTTCATTACTTGTAAATCTTCACTTACAATATCTCGTATTCTCGGTCTATTTACCTTTATTGCGACAAGTTTTCCATTATATTCTCCTAGATAGACTTGGCCTAAAGAAGCAGATGAGATCTCTTTTATAATCTTGACATCATCTCCTAAGTCCTCTCTAATTACATCCTTCACTTGATCATAAGGTGCCGGAGGTACTTCATCTTGCAATCTGGCTAATTCCTTTATGTAAATTTCCGGCATAAGGTCTGGTCTTACGGATAAGATCTGACCAAACTTAATAAATGTTGGACCTAAATCGATTAAAGTGTCAACCAACTTCTTAGCCTCTTCAGCCATTTCTTGCTCGTTAATTGGTTTTTCCTTCAAGATTCTCTGCCTAAATTCTCTATAAGCTATAATTCTGGGAGCTAGTGCAAAGAACACCTTTAATAATCGTCTAATCACACATATTAATTAATTATTTGAGTATTTGTGCCTTATTGGGGATTATCCTTTACTTCTCAAGTGATTTTTATTTCATAATAATTAATAACAATTGTGGGGAAACTATTAAAATACCATAAATAAAGTTAAGCAAAGAGGTATATGATACTTTTCTGCCTCATCAATATTTTGATTATGGTATTACTTCAGCAAAGAAGCATTTTAATAGCCATTTAAATGATAGATAAAGGTGAAAATATTAATAATTGCACCACTATCAAGCCAATCGTCTAAAGGAGATAAAATTGTTCCACTAGAGGTTACTAATTGGTCAAATTCTGCAGTTGAAATAGAGTCCCGTATTCATTTTTGGCTGAGAAGGAACTTCTAGAAGATGAGAAGCATGAGGTAAAGATATTAAGTCTGGTACCAACAAAAATAAGGAATGAACTTGACATTACGTCTAATGATTATAGGGATCTTGTGAATAAAATTCGTGAAAGTCTAAAAATTAATAATGATGATAATACGCTACTTGAAGTAATACCCTACGAGGATGCTATAAGTTTTGGTACATCGCTTTTCTTCTCCTATCTAAATATATATAATGTGATAAAAACTTTTTCACCGAATTTAATTCTACTTGATATATCTTATTCTGATTCATCATTTTCTACACTAATCTCTAAGGCTTCAGAGATTGCAATGACGGATCTCCTTTTTACCCAACAAGTTGACAATTATATATACGCTGTAGTAAGTAAGAGGGATAATGGTTACATCCAGCCAATTAGTAATATAGTTAAAGATAAAAGAAATACCAGCTTAACTGAATATCTATTAAGAGAGATGAAAATAATGAAATCTTAGAAACAAATAGAGTTACCACAAATTATAGGAAGAGCTGAGTTAAGGGGTTTGGGTTTCATTGAATTTCATATATTTTGCATTCAACTCTCGACCCTTGGATTTCACCGAGGTCACGAATGTTCATCCCTCTCCATCCCTTTCGGGGGATAACCCCACTCACCCACCTAGGGTGAGGAAACCCCCACATCTTGTAACTATCCTTACCCCATTCGGGAATTAACCATCCACATCTGAGGTAAGGCTACTATGTTTTTTAGATTGTGTGCAAATTATATAAATTTTACGCTAAGACAGAAACAGTTTTCCATGGCGTTTTGGTTTTTGTATAGAGAATTGCTACCCACTAGTTGCTCTTCATATTTTAGATGGAATAAATTTGGAAAAGTTGCTAAGTGAAGAGGAGATTCTGAAGATAGTTATTGAAAATACGGAATTTAATAATGGGAAAATAATGGCAAATGTAGAACTGTTTGAAGGGGCGACATATTACGTATTGGCTACACATCTAGTTAAGAAATATAGGTGCAATAAGCCATTTAGTATTGATAACTTAAGGGATATTCTTAGCTTAATGTCGTCAGTTTGTAATAGACTCTCAAACCAACTTATAGACGAATTAATAATTTCACTAAATTACCTTCTGAAATATTTGGAATTGAAAGAGAAAGAGTATAGATTAATAGACATTTATGATCTAATTAAATTACCTCTAAATGTTTTTATGAGGAAAGAGAAAATAGTAAGTGAGATCTTAAATAGTTATAGGGGTGATTGTGATAACATTGATCTAAACGGTATTGGTCTTGATCCCAATGCAACAGTAATAAAAATAGATAGCGATAAAGTTCGCATATACTATGCTGAAGAATGCGAGGATAAGGTGTTAAATAGATTAAAGGACTTGATGGGTGATTAACATAAAGCTAATTTTATACAGATATGATCTTTATCACAGCTGTTTTCTAATTCAAGTATGCTGAAGTTCTCCTTGAAAGCCTCAGTAATAACTTTAAGAAATTTAATTATATTTGGATTTTCAGTAGTTGGTACTATTTCAAATTTTGTTTTACCGTCTACTAATAGCCTTACATTATCGCCTAAAATAAACACTAAACTTCTTATGATATTTTCCAACAGAGATCTTTCTGTACAACTATCAGAGTTCTCTGTAAGGAATAATGTTGCTTTTTGTGTTTTACCGTTAATGAAAGATAGCAATAAATTAGCAATTTCTTTATATGAGTTATCATTGTTCATATTTGAAATTAGACTATAGAAAATATTGGAATTTATCAGATATTTGATTCCAATTAACGCATTTTTTACACTACTGTCAGTTATATTTATGTCTTCCATTATGAGATCTGAGGCATTCTGAATTATCGTGTCAGTACAATTATAGGATTTTTTCATTTTTAATTTTACACAAATTTCATCTAATTTTTCCCAAACATCACTCCCAATTCTCCAGGGTCTTGATTCTAAGGTCATTAAATAACTATGTGATCGAACTATTATTATTGGTTTTGCTTATGGACTATGAGAAAATTCTTTCACTTAATCTTACCCTAAAATATCCGCCAGAGTCTTTCTCTATTTCTGCGTTGTTATCATTTAAGATGTATTTTACAAGATCATGAAAACTTTGATCTATATTATCCAGTCCAGTTATAATGAGCTCTTGGTTATTTATTTTTGAGAATTTAAGAGTAGGGGTTATAAGAATCGAAAAAATATCGAGATTTCTTTGAATTAGATCCCTATCTATTAATCGGTAATTTACGCTTTTTAGCCCTTTAATCTTTGGAAAAATTATATGCCCAGTTCTCCTTAATTCTAGAAATAAGGTGTAAATATCATTTAGTCTATAAATAATATCGTATATGAGCAAATTATTTTTGAATAATGTCTCATATATTACTAATACTTGGTAAAGAGACCAGTCATTAATAAGTTTATCAATTTTATTATCATTTTTAAGATTAAATTTAGCTATTATTTGGTTTCTTTTACCTATTACGCTACTATCAACTCTTACTAAGTGATGATTGTGACTTGTGAAGTCTACTGGTGACTGATGTGGGGTAATTATCTCTATACTGTTGTTTGAGAATCTTATCTTTCCTATATTTAAAACTTCAACTGCTGTCTGCAAAAAATTCTCTATATAATTTAATAGGCTCCTATCTATGCCGTTTACATTAATTTTGTATTCAAGATTGCTTCCATTTTTGTTTACAGTTACCATAGTCGTATAGGGAATTATATACTCTATAAGATGTTTAAAATTTATGGAATTCATAAACGAAAAATACTTCTTAAGTAAATGTCTTACTATCTCGTCATTAAAATAAGAGATGTCAATATGAGAAGAGACATGTACAAATGAGAAATTTTCGTGAATTAAAATAAAGGGAACAAGAAAGCAAAAATCTACTCCTATTATTGATTCATCTTTTTCCATCATGTTCATCATATTCATGAATGCGTTGGTATAGAAATCTTTTTCATCTTTTATTTCATATAATCTC
The nucleotide sequence above comes from Sulfolobus tengchongensis. Encoded proteins:
- a CDS encoding permease produces the protein MNSSKKIHDIVYKQIIYLMYTSRSFGISPRADAISKIRRNATTIKISNIIAYTIATLVSASVSLITKNAPISFIFLDLIILANIFTTGLNVVFFVINYDLKTFLLSLPLSENEVNMAIIRGILEFFYYGFLVSIIIAPISTYIITSSLIQALMAELEIIFFFSFSFALVLLLGRRIRLGISSALFRVGTSLIWIVFILLPYGFTFRSFSLPIYVLPIYPFGFINMYGISLSLLYTILSIFFAFNQTSKFVYFRSTSKRATRYVIRLQSPLVTFLFKDIKGLLRVPQASFLLTIPVFALIFSFFAPVYAVFYTIFMIATSSMMLILLEASGMQILLSLPSGLRSSYTSKLIVVLIIYIIDLLIFSFFNHEILGLIMLPATIASVELSLFISYNNVIKGKGLRIADPISLIVREIEINSFIGITALLLFFTNLIYSLIFSLVSFMVMSIISFRKIR
- the hsp14 gene encoding archaeal heat shock protein Hsp14, with product MMDVIIREIGRKVNELTREFYETIIPPVDMYEEGGELIVIADLAGFNKDKINVRITSQNDLIINAERELQYIGTKYTVQRPLRIHKVIHLPVKVRKDSQITAKYENGVLTIRIPIEGAVSVKVE
- a CDS encoding AarF/ABC1/UbiB kinase family protein; the protein is MIRRLLKVFFALAPRIIAYREFRQRILKEKPINEQEMAEEAKKLVDTLIDLGPTFIKFGQILSVRPDLMPEIYIKELARLQDEVPPAPYDQVKDVIREDLGDDVKIIKEISSASLGQVYLGEYNGKLVAIKVNRPRIRDIVSEDLQVMKKLLPLLRFVFDESFLEIIKIFIDEFSKRIFEEMDYTKEAFYLNKIKEELADYPSLKIPSVIKATKRVLVMEYIKGYKVTSDEAKKVVDEKILAYRVFRLFMYMLLSKDYFHADPHPGNIAVDDEGNLVLYDFGMSGKIDEKTRSLLIRAYVAMVRMDADLLVRVLDELGAIQPFADRRVLAKGLKLFMQSMQGIEVSELELQDFMKLADQVFFKFPLRMPQKLVLPFRMINVLDGTCREIDNNFDFVKSSIAFLEEEGYTTKVAMEQAREIIDGIWNRFRSFLLSYSQPQEIIAISNNTRRSASIIDYLPQIILVATIALYIITKDVVVTLLLILLALSLMFTSNNRR